In one window of Notolabrus celidotus isolate fNotCel1 chromosome 17, fNotCel1.pri, whole genome shotgun sequence DNA:
- the LOC117829079 gene encoding histone H3.v1-like encodes MSAQLHGAPGEQSVPEEEEVEEVEEEEREEEEEEEEEASLGFVFTSSGEEDEDDEERQERVSEVGEEKVRTGLLTPSPPWSFRNRNRNL; translated from the exons ATGAGCGCACAACTCCACGGAGCACCAGGGGAGCAAAGtgttccagaggaggaggaggtggaggaggtggaggaggaggaaagggaggaggaggaggaggaagaagaagaagctagTTTGGGGTTTGTTTTTACATCCAGCggtgaagaggatgaagatgatgaggagCGACAGGAGCGCGTCAGTGAAGTCGGGGAGGAGAAGGTGCGCACCGGGCTCCTCACTCCGAGTCCTCCCTG GAGTttcaggaacaggaacaggaatCTGTGA